A genomic stretch from Falco naumanni isolate bFalNau1 chromosome 6, bFalNau1.pat, whole genome shotgun sequence includes:
- the CLU gene encoding clusterin yields MALLLLSLLGLLLAWEGGQALVPPSELKQMSAAGSKYIDTEVENAINGVKQMKTLMDKTSKDHQAILHTLEETKRRKEEAVQLAREKEQQLAANQEVCNETMLALWEECKPCLKQTCMRFYSRTCRSGSGLVGRQLEEFLNHSSPFSIWVNGERIDSLLERDQRQERQFEDLEERFGLLEDGVDGIFQDSTQVYGRMYPFFRAPFSGFREAFHPSVQHVRFPVRSERFSRELHPFFQHPHHGFHHLFQPLFEMTQRMLEEAQGGWEHSLGGFASESRNFSDERMVCREIRRNSAGCLRMRDECEKCREILSVDCWQTDPAQSQLREQLEDALRLAERFTRRYDDLLHAFQAEMLNTTSLLDQLNRQFGWVSRLANFTKGNDGFLQVTTVLSKTPNLEDPSAPPDTQVTVQLFDSEPLSLTVPGDISWEDPRFMEIVAEQALQHYKQNVIE; encoded by the exons AGATgtcagcagctggcagcaaatACATCGACACAGAGGTGGAAAATGCCATCAACGGGGTAAAGCAGATGAAGACCCTCATGGATAAGACCAGCAAGGACCACCAAGCCATCCTGCACACCTTGGAGGAGActaagaggaggaaggag GAGGCGGTGCAGCTGGCCcgggagaaggagcagcagctggcagcgAACCAGGAGGTGTGCAATGAGACGATGCTGGCGCTCTGGGAAGAGTGCAAGCCCTGCCTCAAGCAAACCTGCATGCGCTTCTACTCCCGCACATGCCGCAGCGGCTCGGGGCTGGTGGGGCGGCAG ctggaggaaTTCCTCAATCATTCCTCGCCCTTCTCCATCTGGGTGAACGGCGAGCGCATCGACTCGCTGCTGGAGCGGGACCAGCGGCAGGAACGGCAGTTCGAGGACCTGGAAGAACGTTTCGGGTTGCTGGAAGATGGGGTGGATGGCATCTTCCAAGACAGCACCCAGGTCTATGGCCGCATGTATCCCTTCTTCCGAGCACCCTTCAGTGGCTTCCGTGAGGCTTTCCATCCCTCCGTCCAGCATGTCCGCTTCCCCGTGCGCAGTGAGAGGTTTTCCCGGGAGCTGCATCCGTTCTTTCAGCATCCCCACCACGGCTTCCACCACCTCTTCCAGCCGCTCTTTGAGATGACACAGCGGATGCTAGAGGAAGCACAGGGTGGCTGGGAGCACTCGCTGGGTGGCTTTGCCTCAG AGTCCCGTAACTTCAGTGACGAGCGCATGGTGTGTCGGGAGATCCGTCGTAACTCAGCCGGCTGCCTGCGGATGCGGGATGAGTGTGAGAAGTGTCGGGAGATCCTCTCTGTGG acTGCTGGCAGACAGACCCTGCCCAGAGCCAGCTGCGGGAGCAGCTGGAGGACGCGCTGCGCCTGGCCGAACGCTTCACGCGCCGTTACGACGACCTCCTCCATGCCTTCCAAGCTGAGATGCTCAACACCACGAGCCTCCTGGACCAGCTCAACCGCCAGTTCGGCTGGGTCTCGCGTTTGGCCAACTTCACTAAAGGCAATGACGGCTTCCTCCAGGTCACCACG GTCCTCTCCAAGACTCCCAACCTCGAGGACCCCTCAGCCCCCCCTGACACACAGGTGACAGTGCAGCTCTTTGATTCGGAGCCGCTGTCCCTCACCGTGCCTGGGGACATCTCCTGGGAAGACCCCCGCTTCATGGAGATCGTGGCTGAGCAGGCGCTTCAGCACTACAAGCAAAATGTCAT AGAGTAG
- the SLC35F6 gene encoding solute carrier family 35 member F6, giving the protein MAWSRYQLGLAALMLVTGSINTLAAKWADNFSASGCSGTEEHGFQHPFLQAVGMFLGEFSCLGVFYLLLWRDRFRPEPSMAPSQPFSPLLFLPPALCDMTGTSIMYVALNMTSASSFQMLRGSVIIFTGLLSVAFLGRKLELSQWLGILVTIVGLVVVGLADLHSSHDQKHKLSEVITGDLLIIMAQVIVAIQMVLEEKFVYKHDVHPLRAVGTEGFFGFIILALLLVPMYYIPAGSFSGNPRRTLEDALDAFCQIGHQPLIALALLGNISSIAFFNFAGISVTKEISATTRMVLDSLRTLVIWAVSLAVGWETFHGLEILGFGVLLVGAALYNGLHRPLLARLPWRVEETSRTAEHEGLLQGETTAINSES; this is encoded by the exons ATGGCCTGGTCCCGGTACCAGCTGGGCCTGGCCGCCCTCATGCTGGTCACCGGCTCCATCAACACCTTGGCGGCCAA GTGGGCTGATAACTTCAGTGCGAGTGGCTGCAGTGGGACGGAGGAGCATGGCTTTCAGCACCCCTTCCTTCAG GCTGTGGGCATGTTCCTGGGTGAATTTTCCTGCCTGGGGGTGTTTTACCTGCTGTTGTGGAGGGATCGGTTCAGGCCGGAGCCCAGCATGGCCCCATCACAGCCCTTCAGCCCGCTGCTCTTCCTGCCCCCTGCTCTCTGTGACATGACTGGGACCAGTATCATGTACGTGG CCTTGAACATGACCAGTGCCTCCAGCTTCCAGATGCTGCGAGGATCCGTCATCATCTTCACCGGGCTCCTCTCTGTGGCCTTCCTGGGCCGCAAACTGGAGCTGAGCCAGTGGCTGGGCATCCTAGTCACCATTGTGGgactggtggtggtggggctggctgACCTGCACAGCTCTCATGACCAGAAACACAAGCTCAGCGAGGTGATAACAG GTGACCTGCTTATCATCATGGCGCAGGTGATTGTTGCCATCCAGATGGTGCTGGAGGAGAAATTTGTCTACAAGCACGATGTGCACCCGCTGCGGGCCGTCGGCACTGAAG GTTTCTTTGGCTTCATCATCCTGGCCTTGCTGCTGGTGCCCATGTACTACATCCCAGCGGGCAGCTTCAGTGGGAACCCTCGGCGGACACTGGAAGATGCCCTCGATGCCTTCTGCCAGATTGGCCACCAGCCCCTGattgccctggccctgctgggtAACATCAGCAGCATCGCCTTCTTCAACTTTGCTGGCATCAGTGTCACTAAGGAGATCAGTGCCACCACCCGCATGGTGCTGGACAGCCTCCGCACGCTCGTCATCTGGGCTGtcagcctggctgtgggctgggagACCTTCCATGGCCTGGAGATCttggggtttggggtgctgctggtgggtgctgctcTTTACAATGGCCTGCACCGGCCCCTGCTCGCCCGCCTGCCCTGGCGCGTGGAGGAGACCAGCAGGACGGCTGAACACGAAGGCTTGCTGCAGGGGGAGACCACGGCCATCAACAGCGAGAGCTGA